GCAAACTATCTTATGGGAAAACGTCTTTATATGCACAAGAATGTGTTTCTACCCctcataatattttattaactaTGAACCTTTTTTTTAAGGTGAGGCTTGATTATTGTTAGAAAATTGTAAGGTGCTGGATGTTCATTTCTAAGCTGAGCTCTTTGTAATCATGCTCTGACAACCAATTTGGGAAAGTTCCATTTGTATTTAGCGTGCGATAATGTGTGTAGCTGCCATCATTTTCTCCTCTTTTACTTTAACTCCCCTTTCCTTCCTTTAGATATATAGATTTATCTAAATTTttttacggatatttcatgaaataccccgagttttgaagaaattcaccaaatgtccTCAACTTTCCATAATACATAAAAATACCCCTATATCAATActtaatacaccaaatacccttgaTGACGTCATCAACCCCAATTAACCCAATTAACCAACCCATTAACCCATTTCTTCCCACTTAATCCACAAAAATCCTAATTAACCcacttttcttcttttttcttttctctctccccaatTTCTTAAATGGGGCTGCTGATTTTCCACCTCCACCATCTGATTTCTTTTCCCTCTCCTCACCCTCTCCGACCGCCGTCTCCGACCACCTCCACGACAAGCTTTCTCCGTTCCTTCATCTTTCTTTCATCGTCTTTCATAAGAGAATCACTCAATTTCTGCAGCGCTTTCATGGTCGGCGACGATAAAGCTCCAAACAGTAAGCCAAGCTCCGCCCTCTTTGTTCTTCTCTCTCGAGTCCATTAAATCTCAGCAAAGCTCTTGATCGTCTCTCCCTTTCCGGCGAACTCATCAAGTTCCGTCCTCTTTGTTCTTCTCTCTCGTTCATTTTCTTTATCAAGTTCCATCCTCTTCCATCTTTCTTTCTCAATTTGGGGTTTTGGGTTTAAGAAATCAGATAACTCAATTTGGGGTTTTGGGTTCCCTTAATCGTGGTTAAttgatgaaagaaattcatgAAATTGCCGATTAAAGGAGCATCAATGGTGGGTGATGAAACGGTGGCGGCAAAGGGTCGACGAGGTTGGTCGTGGAAAGGGATGAGGTGGCCACAACAACACCTTCGTCGGTGGCATAATAGGGAGAAGATACAAGTGGATGCTAACTTATTCGTTCTTGTTTTCCAGCCAAAACGGCGGTGCAAGGTGGGTTTGCTGAGTTGGTGGTGGTGACTGAGTGGTCCAGAAAGGTGGAGAGAGTTGGAGTATAATTTTGGTTTGGTGGTTACTGGGATTTGCAGGAAGTGATTTGGTGATTTCGAGGATTTCTGGGCCTTGGGTTTGACGAGGACGGCTGagaaggtggtggtggcgggGTGCCGGAGGCAGCAGCAAGGTGGCTTCCATGGAGGAAAGGGAATGAGgaacaggagagagaaaggaaaaaaataCGGGTCAATTAGAGGGTATGGGTGGATTAATTAAAAGATTAGTGGGTTAATTATAGGTTAATTGGGTTAATTGGGGTTGATGACGTCAtcaagggtatttggtgtattaagtatttaaataggggtatttttaTGTATTATGGAAAGTTGAggacatttggtgaatttcttttaaactcgggggtatttcatgaaatatccgtttttTTTATCATGTTCCAAACGTGTCTGTATCGTTTATCTCGTGTCTTggggcttttgttttccttgtgtTTGTATCTCTTTTACAGTTACATGTGTTCCCATGAAAACATATTAGATGGATTGCAAACATTGCGATTATAACCTTTGTCATGCTTCAGCTGAAGCAATGAGCTGGGTCAGACCTGTCAATAATTTCTTGAGggcttttataaaaaaataacaatttgAGGGCACCAGACTATTTCCAGTTTAGAAGTTGatgcttgaaaagaaatttTGATTAGTTTCTATTCTGCTTCTACTTCTTCATCTATAAGCTTAATTAACTAGATATGTTTATGttttattttctatcttatgGCAGGGGAAGGACATGGAATCATTTGAAGCGAAACAGGTACGGTTTTCATTTGACCGtgaatgtttatttattatcatttttTAAAATGGTTCTATCTTTCATAAGAGGACCTCTTAAATAAGAAAGCTTGCATAGTTTGATTTAGGGAGATTACAACTTCTTGAAACCTCAAACCAGTTCGCAACGTAGTAAACTCAAACATCATTGTTTAGATTGCATCTAGGTGGTTTCAACTTACTGCAAACAAGGATAATATATTTCACAATAGTTTTTGGTTCATGTTCTTCTCCACATTTACGCCAAATAACAATTTTGGTCTGTTTGCAGATGCTTACACTTAGTGGTGTGAAATACTTGTGTGATTATGTTGATGGGAGGACTTCAAAGGCGCCTAAGATTTCTCAACACCTTCAGGTATTTTGCAAGAGTTCATACATCCTAGTTTCTGCCAGCTTGATAAATTGATGTCATTATTGTACATGTGAACTATTGTCGGTGTCTGTACTGTGGCTTCTGTTGAAGATGCTTCTGTTCTATTTTTGGGTTGGATATAAATCCTAGAAATGGAATCAAATGTCTGTGTCCACTAACTAGCTAAACTTTGTGATAGTCGATAACCTTTCGTAGCATACTTGTGAGTCTGTGATTCAAAGGAAGAGGGAACTGCCAAGTTGGGCTGGTTTAGTGGTTGAATGAGCTGTAAGATGGGAATAAATGGGATATTGTGTGGCTTTATGTTTTGCTTGAATTCCAACTGACTAAAGCATTTTCTTTGCTGGGAGCTGTGTTGAACGGACAAGTCTTAAATAAACGCATCTTATTAAAATATGTGTCGGACAGGTTGCTTAGTCGCTAGAAGTGATTTTAAAGAAATGGATGTATTCATCCTTCAATACTAGaattcggccgaaaaacaatCATTTCCAATTGTCTTGTGAGTTCTGTTACGCAAAGTTGCAAACTAGCTACCTGTGAGACTGTCTCGTGTAAGAATTTCTCGAGTCGGAATGGTTATTGAGTCATTGACATACTACTTGATTGGCATCTCAGGAACAAGTCAAACATGGCAAAATTCGTGCTCAGCTCTCATCTTCAAATGCTCTTGGCCTCCAGGTTTTATCTTAACCTTCCAAAGATATCAGTGAAGatgattttttaattattgtgtCTCTATTCTCCAGCTTCTCATTTGTGTGGTAGCTTGGAAGCCATTTTCTTGCAATATATAGAACTGACATATAAAATTGCTATTCATCATAAACAAATTTGCCTCGAAAACATTACATCGTTGTTTTGTGCCCTAGTACTGGGTTCTCTGTCATAGTGTCATGGTTCAAATCTTTATTTGTACTTAGGAAAACTAGACAAATTTTCAATGCAGAGAGTTGCTGACATTTCATCATTATTTTCAGGGCCTCAAAGACATCGCAGAATCAGTAAATGTGACCAGGTCCATCAAAGAGATTGAGTGACCCGCCAAAAAACTCGAAGGTTTGAACATTTTACTTGTATTTCCCCAAGACTTCTTGGGTCTTTGTTATTATTAGATCtataacaacaaaaataaaaaaaatactcctgAGTGCGGTGGGCTTATTCGCTCGAGCACCGCCAAGGCACCaactatttaaaaaataaaataaaccacCCCTTAGTTGTTTATTGTTGTATGCACACAGCTACCTTTCATTACTAGCCACTGATTAAGTATTAAATAACCTTATTTAACATTTAACCTCTAATTGGATCCTAATCTTACTAAGTtagaaaaattaatttaaagcACCCCCATCTGACCCAAACCACATCCATTCCCCTCTACTCTGTGTTCCCAAATATGATACAGAAAAGAGACTCCGTTTCCATGAATTCCATGCCTGATAATCTTAGTTTAAATAGGCGCAAGGCGCACAAGGGTCATGGAGCCTAGGCGCAAGGCTCAGGCGCGCGCCTTTTGGATACAAGGCGCACATAATTTTCTAATAAACCTTAAAAAAAGGCGCGCGCCTTTTGGATACAAGGCGCACATAATTTTCtaataaaccttaaaattcggtatagaaaaaaattaatacaaTTTATACTCAAAACAACATATTTCTATTGGAGTGCCATATTTTCTTGCCGGTTCATAAGTATTGCGTGATCCCGTCGATGGAGTGCCAAAATTAGAATCTTCCATGGTAATTACAAGCtggaaatatgaaaattaactcATATTATGCTACTTCCACTACCCAAGAAGCTAAGGTTGTAGAGATATGACCGTTGATAGGTCACATGGGGTGTGTTTATatcattaaaaaagaaaaacaatgtAAATAAAATATCCACGTCATCTTATTGCACCTGAAGACTGAAGGCGCACAAGGCGCTGCGCCTTGCGCCTTACCTAAGGCGCACGAAGGCGCGCGCCTGGTTGACATCAGTGAGCGCCTGGAGAGCTCAAGGCGCCGAAGGCTGAGCCTTGGTGAGCCTTGCGCCTAGGTGCGCCTTGGGCGCGCTTTTTTAAACTAAGCTGATAATCTGATGATAATCTGATAGTACTGTTAACCTGAATGCCATCATTCCTAACAATGAAACTATTAGCAAGAGCTTTCCAtcccaaaaaaaagaaatctaTTATCAAGAGCACCCAATGCCAATGAATAATCACATCGTGCAGCCTCCTCAATTTTTCAAGTCCGTTCTGTATCTCCTGATCAATCacgatttggagtagaattcagGGTTGTGTTTCCATCCCCTTCATCATCAGGTGCATCCCATGTTGTATCATTGTCAGCTTTAGGAATCAGGATTAACCAATCCAATGAAGTACTTCCTTTCAATTTCGAGCTTGTTCTCCTCAGTAGGTTTGAGATCTTAGACATTCTAAAAAGGCAATCCTTATATTCAGGCACAAACATGTTGTTGTCATAATATTTGTCTTCAGGCACAAACACCATTGCAAACGAGGGGAAGAATATGGTgttcttgctttttttttttttgtgtgggtGGGGGTAAGAGGGCTTTGAGTATGCAAGGTTACCAGGaggtttattttaattttatttggttgatggtggttttttgttaaaaaatccATCATTTACGCGCTTGACTTCTGTCTCACTAGGCAGCGAAGGTTGTTGCTGAAGAAGGAAACTAATGAGGATGGGCCCCGTTTCTATTTCTATGGGCTGATTTAAAATCTGTCTTCCCTGTTACTACAACATAAGGACTTTGCTAAGAACAGTCCTGGGGATGGCTTGAAATCAATGTAGTTCAAGACTACCATGAATTATTCAGTCTCTTCCCTGCTACATTGCTACTCTGCTAGTCATTTCCTACGAGTCTATCTGTAGTTGTGTCGACATTGGTTATTTCATATTGTACTATGTAAACCAgggtttgaatttattttattagttaATCAATTTCCCCCTTCAAGAACAGTTTCCTTTTTGATTGAAGTCTTTTTGTCAGCTTTTCACTAAGGATTTCCATTCTTCTTTTGAGAGTACTTGGTCTCGTTAAATATAGAACGGCAGTAAATTCTATTAAATTTTCATGTTCAATTTGTTTTGCCTTGAACTCTTGAAGAATTCATGTATACACTTATTCAAGTGTTTCACTCATTGCAGCAAAGATGTTGTTAGCTTATGATTGTTGGATAATAGACTATGAAATAGTCAACGTAAATATTAGCATAATCTTTTCATGAAATAGACAATTCTCTTGTATCAATGTAAAAGATTATGCTAATATTAACGTTGACTATTTCATAGTCTATCATTGGAAAATGTATGAATATTTATAAGAACCAATATTTTGATACTGTAATAGAAGTTTCCAGGTTGAATTATGAAGTTAAACTGTTTTTTCCTTCTCAGTTAGTGAATTATCTTCAATGGTCTATTCAGGTCTCTGCATCAGTCAAGGTTTCAAAGTTCTGGAATTTTAAGGATGCTGTGGGAGAAGTAGTATAAGGCAATAATTTTCGTATACTGGTATATATTAGTGAGCAGAAGACTGTAGGAGGAAAAACCATGGCgattatgttttattttttttgtttaagaaAAAATTATGGGCCACCCAGCATCCCGCCCAAGTTTATTGCATAACCATCTTATATTCAAAGTTTGATGTACATCTTGATCTCAAGATCTAACAATGCACCTTCTTTTTATTCGGTTTCAATATAAATGAAGCCGATTTCATATTATAGTTTCAAATTTGCAGAATGTAATGAATTACCCTGTGTTTTTGTTTTGTACGGATTACTAGTTTTCAATCTTCTACAGACTACAGGGATAACCTTTTGCGTTTGGTTAAGGTTATCATTGTAAAGAAGCGATGCTTAATGCATTTGTTTCAAGTCCTTATAGGCAAAAGGACTTTTGGTTTGAGGTATGGTGGTGTTTTGGTGTTTGCGGTCGCAAAATGTACGAGCGTACCGCACCAATTGTAAACTAAATTTGCATACATTTGACAAATAAAAGTTGGGATTTGAATTTAGATTTAGTAGTCATTAGTTGATTACACGATTTGCCCGATTTGACAATCATCTGTTTCTATGATTGATAGTGACTGAGAAAGTGTCTACAGCAATCTCGATACAACTACGTCAACAAGCCAGGTGTGGTACACATTTCAATGGTCCGGCGTATTTGGTTGCGCGTCCGGCGTATCTCCCATCCATTGGCATTATAATCTTACTTTGGACTTGACGTAATTGCAGACTTGCGCGCGACTCCTTGAAGGTAGCACCATTTATCAGCACATCTCTGTTTGAAATCCATGTTCCACTGTCCCATGGCGAATTTGGTATCTGTCTGTGTGTAACCTACTCTCATAAACAAACAATAGTTAGCCAAAACAAGTTCCCTTATCGTACACTGATTGAAGGCATTAATGTTATTATATATACCTCTTTAGCTCTTGGGTTAGGAGGGGCAATGAATCGGTTGCCCTCGCTTATAATGGTTGGGTTCATGCCACCACCAATGGCATACATTAGCCAATGAGTGTAGTCGTTATTGACTATATGAAAGAATCCCATTCTACACCTTGGCATCCTTTGCACCAATCCTTTTCCAAAGTGAGTAAACGCAATTGTTATTTGCATATTCCTATCTTCAAAGTGTGTGTCTGATGCTCCAAACAAAAATACCTGCACATACACATTACACATTACACATTACACATTACACATGAGCTACTTAATAATTGACTACTCTCTCTACGCGCATAAATATTCTTTGGACCACCCTGATGCACAGTGTACCCAAGGGTAATTTTATGCGCACTGACAGTACCTTGTCATGATTAgtcatatggcaattggaaataGTAACGGCGGTTGAGCCTTTGATGACATCAATGATCCCATCCGCAGCTTTGGAGAAAGAACAATGATCAATCCAAACATGATGTGATCCAAAGATAGAAATGGCATCCCCATCACTTTCAGTCCTGAATCCGTAATGGTTAACTGAATCCCTAATCATTCCTCCAGAACCAGGAACTATATCCACAAACCTAATTCCATGGATGATGACGTTCTCTACATACTGGACAGTGATTCCAGCACCCCCTTCAATAACCACATGTGAACCTCGACCATCAATGGTCTTATTACTAGTCATAATAAGCTCTTGGTTGAGCCTAATTACCATAACAGGGTGAGCAAATACAATCCATAATGGCTCAAGTTGGATGACTGCATGCCTTAGGGTTCCGGGTTTTGGGTTCACCATATCATTGTCAGTTGGGTCAGTGACTAAGTACTTGCGACCGGCCTTGCCACCGGTAGTCCCTCGTCCGAACCCTAACGCGCACTTGGCTAGCTTTCGCCTCTTCTTCTCCCAGTCGGCTTGACACCTCCAACATGCATCGATTGCGTTGAAGAACATGCAACTTTTCTTGTATCTCTTTGCTAATGCCCTCCTTGTGCTGTTTATTCCTACATGTTCATCCTCTGACCACCTGCTTTGTAAACTACACGTACGTGCAAATTTCTTTATCAGCTGGctattgaaattgcaatttaAATAATGGATAAATAAAGTAATTCTAGGCaccaaattttgaatttttttttttttttggtgtgaaAGAGGCAGAAGGACGATACAAGTTACAAATAAGGTGGTTTGTGACATATCGTACACAAACTATCAGTTTTACGGTTTTATCCACTTGGCTAAGACATCATTGACATTAGAAGGTAAAACATGTATTATGTAGAATATATGTACGATTGCACGGGTACCTATAAAAATTAAGTATAAAAAATCTCTTAACGATATGTTAACTTTGTGTAATTCGATTAATTTCAATATGTAAAACATGTAACGTTTCCTTATCATTTCAtgttaagccgtgtcacaatgatgacatggcatgcttatgtgtcatgatttaaattggaatctaaaatatttaacttatatattctattatacatgtttaaaataaacgtaagaaaatcttaatattctaatttgtttctttatttatacctattaccttatttacatattttcatagtaaaaattttgcattgatagtaaaaatattatgatgactcatAGCTTATGTGGCGTCTATATtcaccaattaaactccgacacgtaagattgcgacaactaaatgttgtcgcaacttgcgacctttattcCAATTCCTTGTGCATGAAGATATTGCtgatttgctttttttttttatcgccTAAATTTTCTTAAATAACAACGTATGAGAGTGATGATTGAAGTTTTAGAACCCTCACATTTACCAGCACTCTGCTCTAATAATATAGATACGTTGAATGCTTAATTATTAGGCGGTTTGTTGGCCGGGGAAGAGACTACGTATGCATGTTTGATGGTTCACGTCAAATATATTACtttgatatattttccattttgCTAAGTACCATAGCGAAACAATATTTTGAtgtgaaaatgaaaagaaaaaaaaaaactcacatTCGAGTTCGGAAGTTAAGATGATTTGTGACATTAAAGGGATGAGGGTGGTAGGCACCCTGAATTCCTTTCTTAGCCTTTTCCTCACGTAGTTTCCAATAGTTCTCATCTGATTCCGAAGTTGTATTTTGTGACAAAGCCAAGACGGCATACGATAAAGAACACAATAGGAGAAACAATAAATCTTGTTTCCCCATGCTTCTTTTTTGAGGTTGAATTAACCAAAAGGctttaatgaattaaattattgTACAATGGTTAATTCAACAGATAGAGGAATTAAGAGATGCTTTATTTATATAATTAACTTAACAACCTTTTTTGAGCAGTTGAACATCTTTCTGTTTCTTACCCTTAATTAGAAGTAAACCAGGGTGATAACTTATTTTGTATAAATAATTAGGGGTGCAAAAATAATTGCTATCTTTTTTTAGGTGGCTTAATTGAAGAACCATTCATTATTTAGGCTTTTAAATATTTCTTTTCGTTATGTATATTGAATATTTAtccaattttttgtttttgacaggatctatccaattattttttttgttgttgtagaAGATGTATTTACTGTCCATATATATATTGATACGGAGTACGGAGTATGtggaattgtttattatttgtgTTACTTTATTCTTCCATATATAATTCAATTAATGATTCTGATAGACGAtgttaaatataataatttttaaaagaaTGCACGATGAATATAAGATGAATCTAACTAATGGATGTGTTCGAATCAACTTAGTTCATTTACATTGAGATTgcatgatgaattgatgatcaaCCAAAATTATACACTGTTCAACACTTCATTATGCACCTTACACCATAGACATACAAAGTATTTTATTCGGttttttttaatggtttttGTCCGGTATTTAGAATATggtaatattaaaaataaaacaaaaaataaaaataaagtaaaaggaaaaaatattttGTGTTTCTAAAATTTAGTTATAATTGATTTGATTGGTTAGGAAtatcaaccaaaataatatcCATTAACCAAAATTTAGGACACTAGAGTATTTTGTAGagattttcttttcttcctaCTTGTCTCCACCAAAGATGGGAAGGTTTAGGGATTAGCAAAATGTTTTAGTGAAGTAGAACAATGTACGTTCCATGCAGAGATGGGGATTTGGATCCCTATCAGAACAATGTTTAAGTAATAGTTTCAGTGGTTCTCTATCAGATCAATTGCAAAATATTGTTCTTCGTTTCTCGAGTTTATATATGTTTGGATTCCTCAAATTATTTTGGTAAATGTTGTGGATTCTTCGAATTATGATCGATTTCATAGTGATTATATTTTTAGAAATTTAGTCTAGATGAAGGGTTGGATGAATGGATGGTGCTTTAAGGAAATCTTTGCCGTTTAACCGGCAACTAAGACTATTTTTAGGCATATGTGTTACAAGATCCTACCatatttttctgctcaaaatgAGATGTGTGGAACTGTGGACTGAGGAGTTGAAGATTCCAAGCAATGAGCTTTTTATACGTAGTATTTCTATGTTTGTAATTTTGTACTCCGTATGTAACATTTTGGTTAGACTTGTACATCATTTTACATTCTAcggagtactccctctgtcccttaatactcgcaccattttgactttttgcactattcacataatacactttgactctattttatttctagtatatgaaaataaatgttagtatataatatattgttggcttcatcttaatatatattttcaaaatattaatattttaataaatttttataatatgtagttaaagatattggtggtcaaagatgtgcattggcaagcgtgtccagtcgaaacggtgcgagtattaagggacggagggagtacttgttATTTTGTACTAATACtgttttatacggagtatttgttGAGTTAGTATAGTATACCACCTATTTAATGAAAGTACAATGGGCACCATTTTAAATTCTTTTACGTGCTGGGTTTACCACTTTACCCCAATATAAAGTGATTAACTCAGGAACAAACATTATTTGACACAACATGTCcctttaataattcaaacctGAAAAATATATTGACTCACCCAACATATCAGAACCATATGAGACTAAGACCGTCCCTGATTTTTTGGTCCCAAGGCGAAACAATAAATTGAGGCCCTATACATGTAAAGATATGCAGGAAATAAACAAATATCTCGTAAATATGATGACTTCTCATTTGAAAGTTTGATATATAAATGATCAACCTTCTACTTTTTAATACTACtttgttaattaaatttgtCGGTCAAAACAGGGCAA
This sequence is a window from Spinacia oleracea cultivar Varoflay chromosome 1, BTI_SOV_V1, whole genome shotgun sequence. Protein-coding genes within it:
- the LOC110784440 gene encoding pectate lyase, producing the protein MGKQDLLFLLLCSLSYAVLALSQNTTSESDENYWKLREEKAKKGIQGAYHPHPFNVTNHLNFRTRILQSRWSEDEHVGINSTRRALAKRYKKSCMFFNAIDACWRCQADWEKKRRKLAKCALGFGRGTTGGKAGRKYLVTDPTDNDMVNPKPGTLRHAVIQLEPLWIVFAHPVMVIRLNQELIMTSNKTIDGRGSHVVIEGGAGITVQYVENVIIHGIRFVDIVPGSGGMIRDSVNHYGFRTESDGDAISIFGSHHVWIDHCSFSKAADGIIDVIKGSTAVTISNCHMTNHDKVFLFGASDTHFEDRNMQITIAFTHFGKGLVQRMPRCRMGFFHIVNNDYTHWLMYAIGGGMNPTIISEGNRFIAPPNPRAKEVTHRQIPNSPWDSGTWISNRDVLINGATFKESRASLQLRQVQSKIIMPMDGRYAGRATKYAGPLKCVPHLAC